In a single window of the Ferviditalea candida genome:
- a CDS encoding ABC transporter ATP-binding protein produces MQPILEVKDLHVSFGAGGDEVHAVRGVSFHVNRGEAVGIVGESGNGKSVTAQALMRLIPIPSGKIKQGTVTFGDQDLLSLTEKEMESIRGREIGMVFQDPAASLNPTMTVGRQIAEGLIKHGHLNPGEARDRTMEMLTAVGIANPEVRFKQYPHELSGGMKQRVNLAIAAACNPSLLIADEPTSALDVTVQAQILQLMKDLQQRLNISILLITHDLSVVAALCDRVLVMYAGKIVETGTKREILENPQHPYTKALLRSIPRLEQNKDEPLMPIFGNPPDMSRLSAGCEFCGRCEQAMNICERSEPDMFDLSITHQAKCWLHHPLAQARGMA; encoded by the coding sequence ATGCAGCCGATCCTTGAAGTGAAGGATTTGCACGTATCGTTTGGCGCGGGCGGGGATGAAGTGCATGCGGTGCGCGGAGTAAGCTTCCATGTGAATAGAGGGGAGGCCGTGGGCATCGTCGGCGAGTCGGGAAACGGCAAGAGCGTCACCGCGCAGGCTCTGATGCGGCTGATTCCGATCCCTTCCGGAAAGATCAAGCAAGGCACCGTCACCTTTGGGGATCAGGATCTATTATCCTTGACGGAAAAGGAGATGGAAAGCATCCGCGGCAGGGAGATCGGGATGGTTTTTCAGGATCCGGCGGCTTCCCTTAATCCGACCATGACGGTCGGCCGGCAGATTGCGGAAGGTTTGATCAAGCACGGGCATTTGAATCCGGGAGAGGCGCGGGATCGGACGATGGAAATGCTGACCGCTGTCGGCATAGCCAATCCCGAGGTGCGGTTCAAACAGTATCCGCACGAGCTTTCCGGCGGAATGAAGCAGCGGGTAAATCTCGCCATCGCTGCAGCCTGCAATCCGAGCCTGCTGATCGCCGATGAACCGACATCCGCGCTGGATGTGACGGTTCAAGCGCAGATTCTGCAACTGATGAAGGATCTGCAGCAGCGTCTGAACATCTCGATTCTTTTGATTACGCACGATCTGAGCGTGGTCGCCGCCCTCTGCGACCGGGTGTTGGTGATGTATGCAGGCAAGATTGTGGAAACCGGAACGAAGCGGGAAATTCTCGAAAATCCGCAGCATCCCTACACTAAAGCGCTGCTGCGGTCGATTCCGCGCTTGGAGCAAAACAAGGACGAGCCGCTAATGCCCATATTCGGAAATCCTCCCGATATGAGCCGATTGTCCGCCGGGTGCGAATTTTGCGGCCGCTGCGAGCAAGCCATGAACATTTGCGAGCGCAGCGAACCGGATATGTTCGATTTAAGCATCACACATCAAGCCAAATGCTGGCTGCATCATCCGCTCGCCCAAGCAAGGGGGATGGCATGA
- a CDS encoding ABC transporter permease: MNDFKHNSATGRLNSEDFRPLKPGKPIEEQTGRIDPGCRKSAWIRLKSNKKATAALWIMIVVALLSLLGPVMSKYDDATNDLHLTNAAPSSEHWFGTDDLGRDMWARTWKGGRISLFVGIAAALIDLIIGVVYGGVMGFYGGKVDETMNRVSEILYSIPYMLVVVLLLVVMPPGLWTMIAAISMTGWVQMAWIVRGQIMDLKNREFVIASRALGAGSFRLLFRHLLPNAAGPIIATLALTVPSAIFTEAFLSFLGLGVQAPAASWGTMISDARSGFNIYPWRMLFPALLISLTMFAFNAFGDALREAFDPKSR, from the coding sequence ATGAACGACTTCAAGCACAATTCGGCGACCGGACGGCTGAACAGTGAAGATTTTCGTCCGCTCAAACCGGGCAAGCCGATTGAGGAACAGACCGGACGGATCGATCCCGGCTGCCGGAAAAGCGCTTGGATCAGGCTGAAAAGCAATAAAAAGGCGACGGCGGCTCTCTGGATCATGATCGTCGTGGCGCTGCTGTCGCTTTTGGGACCTGTGATGTCGAAGTATGATGATGCAACGAATGATCTGCATCTGACGAATGCCGCCCCGTCTTCGGAGCACTGGTTTGGAACCGACGATCTGGGCCGCGATATGTGGGCGCGCACCTGGAAGGGCGGGCGGATTTCCCTGTTCGTCGGGATAGCTGCCGCATTGATAGATTTGATCATCGGTGTCGTTTACGGCGGGGTGATGGGGTTCTATGGGGGGAAAGTGGATGAGACGATGAATCGGGTATCGGAAATTCTGTACTCGATTCCATATATGCTGGTGGTTGTTCTGCTGCTGGTCGTGATGCCTCCCGGTTTGTGGACGATGATTGCCGCTATCAGCATGACGGGATGGGTCCAAATGGCATGGATCGTCCGCGGTCAAATCATGGACTTGAAAAACCGGGAATTTGTCATCGCTTCCCGCGCTCTGGGGGCCGGTTCTTTCCGTCTGTTATTTCGTCATCTCCTTCCTAATGCCGCCGGTCCGATCATCGCAACGCTGGCGCTGACTGTGCCTTCCGCCATTTTTACGGAGGCGTTTCTCAGCTTTCTCGGGCTAGGCGTTCAAGCGCCCGCCGCTTCCTGGGGGACGATGATCAGCGACGCGCGGTCCGGATTTAATATTTACCCTTGGCGGATGCTGTTTCCGGCTCTCCTCATCAGCTTGACGATGTTTGCGTTCAACGCGTTCGGGGATGCCTTGCGGGAAGCGTTTGACCCGAAATCACGATAA
- a CDS encoding ABC transporter permease, giving the protein MPELLLRKFLSMLLSLFVLITATFFLMKAIPGDPFSSAKQVPDQVRAHLYAHYGLDKPVWEQYWIYLGHILHGDLGMSMKQQYQSVNQIIGDSFVPSFELGVGALIVSAVIGVWFGMAAALHHRKAVDTAIMIFAVIGLSVPSFVLASIFQYYLGVKLHWFAVAGLRNPIDYVLPTITLAALPTAFIARLTRASMLEVLNADFIRTAKAKGLNRTVIAYRHALRNALLPVLSYFGPLTANVITGSVIVESMFGIGGLGKYFVYSISNRDYPVIMGITIFYAAVLMAARFLTDAAYMWVDPRIKLSGGKESSR; this is encoded by the coding sequence TTGCCTGAATTGTTGCTGCGAAAGTTTCTATCGATGCTTCTCTCCTTATTTGTTCTCATCACAGCCACATTCTTTCTGATGAAAGCCATTCCCGGAGATCCTTTCAGCTCGGCGAAACAGGTGCCCGATCAGGTGCGGGCCCACTTGTACGCGCATTACGGACTGGATAAGCCGGTTTGGGAGCAGTATTGGATTTATTTGGGGCATATTCTTCACGGCGATTTGGGGATGTCGATGAAGCAGCAGTACCAGTCGGTCAATCAGATTATCGGCGATTCCTTTGTTCCTTCATTTGAATTGGGCGTCGGAGCTTTGATCGTTTCGGCAGTGATTGGGGTATGGTTCGGAATGGCAGCGGCGCTGCATCACCGCAAAGCCGTTGATACCGCCATCATGATTTTCGCTGTTATCGGGCTGTCTGTTCCCAGTTTCGTTCTGGCGTCAATTTTTCAATATTATCTAGGCGTGAAGCTTCATTGGTTTGCCGTGGCCGGTTTGCGCAATCCGATTGATTATGTGCTTCCGACGATAACGCTGGCTGCGCTTCCTACTGCCTTCATAGCGCGGCTTACCCGAGCGAGCATGCTCGAAGTGCTGAATGCCGACTTCATCCGAACGGCAAAGGCCAAAGGATTGAACCGGACAGTGATCGCCTATCGGCATGCCCTCCGCAATGCGCTGCTGCCGGTGCTGAGCTATTTCGGACCGCTGACGGCCAATGTAATCACAGGCTCCGTAATTGTGGAAAGCATGTTCGGAATCGGCGGGCTCGGCAAGTATTTTGTTTACAGTATCAGCAACCGGGATTATCCGGTCATTATGGGAATTACGATATTTTATGCCGCTGTTCTAATGGCCGCCAGATTTTTGACGGACGCTGCCTATATGTGGGTTGATCCCCGGATAAAGCTCTCCGGCGGAAAGGAGAGCTCCAGATGA
- a CDS encoding peptide ABC transporter substrate-binding protein: MYKGFKRGLLLSMVLTFAASLVLSGCGAGSGKGMADRQVFRMNLGTEPPTMDPGMAQDNVSFTVLWAIFEGLTRLDKEGKPVPAVAKSWDISGDQVTYTFHLRDDVKWSNDQPVTAQDFEFAWKRVLNPEIASPNASQLYYLKGAEDYNAGKTADPDSIGVKAADDHTLIVTLAAPTPYFISLTSSVAYMPLNKKSVESGGEWASDAGTIVTNGPFLLAEWKHNDSIVLKKNPKYFEASKVKMQEVDMSMIGEASTSASMFEAGQLDWNGTPTGEIPTDLIPKLKTDGSLHTQGQASIYYYMFNVTQKPFDNAKIRKALSMSINREELVANVTKGGQIPAFGFVTPGIAGDRQTFREEHPESGYFKEDAEQAKQLLAEGLKDEGLDKLPEITLSYTTSENHKKIAEAIADMWKRNLGIDVKLQNQEWKVFLETLQSKNYQIATAGWFADYDDPNTFLDIFTSGSGNNATGFSNSEYDKLIKDASHETDTKKRLDELAQAEKLLIADQMVVIPIYYYASLWQQNEKVKDVYIDWQGNIHFTQGYFAK, encoded by the coding sequence ATGTACAAGGGGTTCAAGCGCGGCTTACTCCTGTCAATGGTCTTGACATTCGCTGCAAGTCTGGTTTTGTCCGGTTGCGGCGCCGGTTCGGGAAAAGGAATGGCGGATCGGCAGGTTTTCAGAATGAATCTTGGGACGGAACCGCCGACTATGGACCCGGGAATGGCCCAGGACAACGTATCCTTTACCGTTCTATGGGCGATTTTTGAAGGGCTTACCCGCTTGGATAAGGAGGGTAAACCGGTTCCTGCAGTTGCCAAAAGCTGGGATATATCCGGCGATCAGGTGACATATACCTTCCATCTCCGCGACGATGTGAAATGGAGCAACGATCAGCCTGTTACCGCCCAAGACTTCGAATTCGCATGGAAGCGGGTCCTGAACCCGGAAATTGCCTCTCCTAACGCATCCCAGCTATATTATTTGAAAGGCGCCGAAGATTATAACGCCGGCAAAACTGCGGATCCCGATTCGATCGGCGTCAAAGCGGCGGATGACCACACCCTGATCGTCACCTTGGCTGCCCCGACTCCGTATTTTATCAGCCTGACTTCATCCGTTGCCTACATGCCGTTGAACAAGAAGTCCGTGGAAAGCGGCGGTGAATGGGCGTCTGATGCAGGCACGATTGTCACGAACGGTCCGTTCCTGCTTGCCGAATGGAAGCATAACGATTCGATCGTATTGAAGAAAAATCCGAAATATTTCGAAGCCTCGAAAGTAAAAATGCAAGAGGTGGACATGTCGATGATCGGGGAAGCATCCACGTCGGCCAGCATGTTCGAAGCGGGGCAGTTGGATTGGAACGGTACGCCGACCGGCGAAATTCCAACCGACCTGATTCCGAAGCTGAAGACAGACGGCTCGCTGCACACGCAGGGACAAGCTTCCATTTACTATTATATGTTCAATGTCACACAAAAACCGTTCGACAATGCCAAAATCCGCAAGGCATTATCCATGTCCATCAATCGTGAGGAGCTGGTAGCGAATGTTACGAAGGGTGGACAAATTCCGGCATTCGGGTTTGTGACTCCGGGAATTGCCGGCGATCGGCAAACGTTCCGCGAGGAGCATCCGGAAAGCGGTTATTTCAAGGAAGATGCGGAGCAAGCCAAGCAGTTGCTTGCCGAGGGCTTGAAGGATGAAGGTCTGGACAAGCTTCCGGAGATCACGCTGAGCTACACGACCAGTGAAAACCACAAAAAGATCGCCGAGGCAATCGCCGATATGTGGAAGCGAAATTTGGGAATAGACGTGAAGCTGCAAAATCAGGAATGGAAAGTATTTCTCGAAACGCTGCAAAGCAAAAATTATCAAATCGCAACTGCGGGCTGGTTCGCCGATTACGATGATCCGAACACCTTCTTGGACATTTTTACGAGCGGCAGCGGCAACAACGCGACCGGCTTCTCCAATTCCGAGTATGACAAGCTGATAAAAGACGCTTCCCATGAAACGGACACCAAAAAGCGTCTCGATGAGCTGGCGCAGGCAGAGAAGCTTTTGATCGCGGACCAAATGGTCGTCATTCCGATTTACTATTATGCGAGCTTGTGGCAGCAAAACGAGAAAGTGAAGGATGTCTACATCGATTGGCAGGGCAATATTCATTTTACTCAAGGGTATTTTGCCAAGTAA
- a CDS encoding DUF3397 domain-containing protein, whose translation MQWLWQWFMQIYAFFAVVPFISFVIIWFLVIWVSRDRKKATALSVDITTFLLVGSVSVMMDKLFSISIKGFWLIALLLLLGGGLLGSAQNRKYGKADPKRIMRAVWRISFLALSVCYLIFVVIILVQSVQAA comes from the coding sequence ATGCAATGGCTTTGGCAATGGTTCATGCAGATTTACGCGTTTTTTGCTGTGGTTCCCTTCATTTCTTTTGTCATTATTTGGTTTTTGGTTATATGGGTATCGAGGGACCGCAAAAAAGCGACCGCCCTGTCTGTTGACATCACCACCTTTCTGCTGGTCGGCTCCGTTTCGGTCATGATGGACAAGCTTTTTTCCATCAGCATCAAAGGCTTTTGGCTGATTGCGCTTTTGTTGCTGCTTGGGGGAGGACTATTGGGGAGCGCCCAAAACAGGAAATACGGCAAGGCCGATCCGAAACGGATCATGCGCGCGGTATGGAGAATAAGCTTTCTCGCGTTGAGTGTCTGCTATTTGATTTTTGTGGTGATCATCCTTGTGCAAAGCGTCCAGGCTGCCTAG
- a CDS encoding ketopantoate reductase family protein → MDIHVVGAGSLGMLFAAKLSPLARLHLFTRTDEQAQMIQRLGIEWFDRENRGIFRMRCDALDKTQAAEADAVEADWLFLMVKQKDISVSLMEGMKRITGTKTKLLCFQNGIGHAERLAEYFEPDQIYVSVTTEAARKTSPRIVEHTGKGITWIGKDRIPINETESAETLINLLNNAGFKAALSNNTNSIVWNKLLVNAVINPLTAILRVKNGELLSSPHYLSIMKQLLDEGRSVAETQGIELDGQLWERLLEVCLLTAENSSSMLQDLVNGRETEVDWINGSIIRLAHDNGINVPTHETVYHLVKGQEKSVSESGMIERP, encoded by the coding sequence TTGGACATTCATGTTGTGGGGGCAGGCTCGCTGGGAATGCTGTTTGCGGCGAAACTGTCTCCTTTGGCGCGTTTACATTTGTTTACTCGTACGGATGAACAGGCACAAATGATTCAAAGACTCGGAATCGAATGGTTCGATCGGGAAAATCGAGGAATCTTCCGAATGCGCTGCGATGCTTTGGACAAGACGCAGGCAGCGGAAGCAGACGCTGTTGAAGCGGATTGGCTGTTTCTCATGGTCAAGCAAAAAGACATCAGCGTTTCGCTGATGGAAGGAATGAAAAGGATTACGGGCACGAAGACCAAGCTGCTGTGCTTTCAAAACGGCATCGGTCACGCAGAACGGCTTGCGGAATATTTTGAGCCCGATCAAATTTACGTTTCCGTCACCACCGAGGCGGCCCGAAAAACATCTCCCCGCATAGTGGAACACACGGGCAAGGGTATAACCTGGATTGGAAAAGACCGTATTCCGATTAACGAAACCGAAAGCGCGGAGACTCTCATAAATTTGCTAAATAATGCAGGATTTAAGGCGGCTTTGTCGAACAATACGAATAGTATAGTATGGAATAAATTGTTGGTTAATGCTGTCATCAATCCGTTAACAGCCATCCTGCGGGTGAAGAACGGGGAACTGCTTTCTTCTCCCCATTATTTAAGCATAATGAAGCAACTGTTGGATGAAGGACGCAGCGTGGCGGAAACGCAGGGAATCGAATTGGACGGCCAACTGTGGGAACGCCTTCTTGAAGTATGCCTGTTGACTGCAGAGAACTCTTCATCGATGCTTCAAGATCTGGTCAATGGAAGGGAAACGGAAGTGGATTGGATCAACGGCAGCATTATCCGATTAGCGCATGACAACGGAATTAACGTTCCCACTCACGAAACAGTGTATCACCTGGTTAAAGGACAAGAAAAATCCGTATCAGAGAGCGGAATGATTGAGCGTCCTTGA
- a CDS encoding RsfA family transcriptional regulator yields the protein MAVTRQDAWSTDDDLILAEVTLRHIREGGTQLGAFEEVGERIGRTAAACGFRWNSCVRKKYEAAIQIAKSQRQKRNQQKKQLAANRQMAVISTLGEDEAGYDKHDSVFEESLSIDAVIRFLRQWKATVQEYSRKTRGLEKELKEKDEELERLRSENERLLKEVNNVQTDYRVVNDDYKALIQIMDRARKMALLVEEDDNNKPRFKMDANGNLERIE from the coding sequence ATGGCAGTAACCAGACAAGATGCGTGGAGTACGGATGACGACTTGATACTTGCCGAGGTGACACTCAGGCATATTCGCGAAGGCGGCACACAGCTCGGCGCATTCGAAGAAGTTGGAGAGCGGATTGGAAGAACTGCGGCTGCATGCGGTTTTCGTTGGAACAGCTGCGTGCGAAAAAAATATGAAGCAGCCATTCAGATCGCCAAGTCTCAACGGCAAAAGCGCAATCAACAGAAAAAACAATTGGCCGCAAATCGGCAAATGGCGGTAATCTCAACACTCGGCGAGGATGAAGCGGGCTACGACAAACATGATTCGGTGTTTGAGGAATCGCTGTCCATCGATGCGGTCATCCGTTTCTTACGGCAGTGGAAAGCAACCGTACAGGAGTATTCGAGGAAAACTAGAGGCTTGGAAAAAGAGTTGAAAGAAAAAGATGAAGAGCTTGAAAGACTGAGAAGCGAGAATGAGAGATTGCTCAAAGAAGTGAACAATGTACAAACCGACTACCGGGTGGTCAATGACGACTATAAGGCTCTTATTCAGATTATGGACCGGGCGCGAAAAATGGCCTTGCTTGTTGAGGAGGACGACAATAACAAACCGCGGTTCAAAATGGATGCCAACGGAAATCTTGAAAGAATTGAATAA
- a CDS encoding DUF2626 domain-containing protein, which yields MGINGKMYRVLGFWTLVIALMALAGNFNEMALLFFFQTAAFVLLGYMNLSEKTYVLLFWGYLILSFTGITYWSFFKMPLY from the coding sequence ATGGGTATCAATGGCAAAATGTACCGTGTGCTCGGATTTTGGACGCTTGTCATCGCCCTGATGGCGCTTGCCGGCAATTTTAATGAAATGGCGCTGCTGTTCTTTTTTCAGACTGCCGCCTTTGTTCTTTTAGGATATATGAATTTATCCGAAAAGACCTATGTGCTTTTGTTCTGGGGGTACTTGATCCTTTCCTTTACCGGAATTACATACTGGTCTTTCTTTAAAATGCCGCTTTATTAA
- a CDS encoding class I SAM-dependent methyltransferase, which translates to MESANASGVPQLVQYIREQILRSPERLISFRDFMNLCLYQPEYGYYQNERSKIGKDGDFYTSSNIGGIMGELLAGYFVRTAREQWSADRLSIVEWGAGTGRLAGQIIREIQTDNPDFYEKMNYSIIESSPFHRRRLEDELAEVSDKVTFLGAEEWLQGGPYQETIVFSNELMDAFPVHRICLQEGRLYEIHVRWDERQETFAQALVELENSSVLKHLEEQGIRLSEGQAAEINLEAPQWIRKIGHAMRSGVLITIDYGDVQEEIFAPHRMNGTLLCYRKHQANDRPYAHVGEQDMTAHVNFTALIHAGLEAGLDAWSLRTQKQFLLDSGILEKLEDHRIADPFHPVVRKNRAIRQLLLSDGMSELFKVLVQKKGLSLNR; encoded by the coding sequence ATGGAATCTGCCAACGCTTCCGGCGTTCCCCAGCTGGTCCAATATATCCGGGAGCAAATTCTTCGCAGTCCGGAACGTTTGATTTCGTTTCGCGATTTTATGAATTTGTGCCTGTACCAGCCGGAATACGGATATTATCAGAATGAACGGAGCAAGATCGGAAAGGATGGAGACTTTTATACAAGCTCCAATATCGGCGGGATAATGGGAGAACTGCTCGCCGGCTATTTCGTCCGGACGGCTCGCGAGCAATGGTCTGCAGATCGTCTGTCCATAGTGGAATGGGGAGCGGGAACGGGCAGGCTGGCCGGCCAGATTATTCGGGAAATACAAACGGACAATCCCGATTTTTATGAGAAAATGAATTATTCGATTATCGAATCGAGTCCGTTTCATAGAAGGCGGCTTGAAGACGAATTGGCGGAGGTTTCGGACAAAGTGACATTCCTCGGTGCGGAGGAGTGGCTTCAAGGGGGACCCTACCAAGAAACGATCGTGTTTTCAAATGAACTGATGGACGCATTCCCGGTACACCGGATATGCCTTCAGGAGGGCAGGCTCTATGAAATTCATGTCCGTTGGGATGAGCGGCAGGAGACGTTTGCTCAAGCGCTGGTGGAATTGGAGAACAGCTCCGTCCTGAAGCATTTGGAGGAACAAGGAATACGGCTGTCGGAAGGACAGGCTGCGGAGATCAATTTGGAAGCCCCGCAGTGGATTCGCAAGATTGGACATGCCATGAGGTCGGGCGTGCTGATTACGATCGATTACGGGGATGTGCAGGAGGAAATTTTCGCGCCGCACCGCATGAACGGAACCTTGCTGTGCTACAGAAAGCATCAGGCGAACGATCGTCCTTACGCTCACGTCGGTGAGCAGGATATGACCGCGCACGTGAATTTTACGGCGCTGATTCATGCCGGCTTGGAGGCCGGACTGGACGCGTGGAGCCTGCGGACGCAAAAACAATTTCTGCTCGATTCCGGTATTCTGGAAAAGCTTGAGGATCATCGGATTGCAGATCCCTTTCATCCGGTTGTCCGCAAAAACAGGGCCATCCGGCAGCTGCTGCTCAGCGACGGCATGAGTGAACTGTTTAAGGTGCTGGTGCAAAAAAAGGGGTTGTCCCTTAATAGGTGA